cacggttgcccataatatggctagggtggcgtgctggcaaaatagccgaccgtgttaattagtaagtgaaaagattctgcatattgtctaaaaaatattatgtatcatcatcccttttacccccatatatgtggggccccatgaattgcgagcccgagtaccgggaatgcactcgatctccgacccaatatcggacgtgcacgtcaagttgctctctttagtggcgtggttcaacgtctcaaatatcaaaacaaaatcagccttgttgacgctgcagattcgctcgtttcggatgaaaggcactggtccgaagcgagttatatacgccgttttgtcccttccagcagtaaaggtgctcgcgatttgagagtcagggaacatcaaaccgaagagatctcctatcccctcattcgagttttaggactggtgcttgaccactgtgtttagaatccacaacacctccgctttcagtgttggtgtcgcaccaaatgctgccctcaggtcagtgctagcagcgcggaccgtctgcggcggtagcgccggggcagagatgcaaaacgtagaaatggctggggtctgtgtgtggctcctggcagaggttttatgtttttggctctgcatatggctgacgacagccttaatccccatggtgccgagcttgaatgtaggctacttttgcacggaatgcatctggcctgttctaggttggcaacggacgctagccaacctcggaaacggacgtcttccagccaactgacattgaacttgcatttacccattgttgcagactagctagcaagcgcgcagacatccgtttatatatgcagctagcaagaaagtagcccctcgtacatctccttcccgaaaagtcctgcgagaaaaataaaaaattaaataaccctgcccgacaaatttaagacctccgagttataaatttaagaccagcatatgacatttttgatgaatttaagactttttaaggccttaaatttagaaaaatgaatttaagactttttaagacagACCTCCGTGGACACCCTGTATCTAGccatccgttatctgtattatgttattttgtctttggcaacatgagcgcaaatgttttttttaaacctgcccggcaacggacaacccttacgtaatcagttgtccgttgcctggcaacggacaactgttgacgtgcccggtacaaatttggcatgacagctcCATAGTTTGGAAATGGTTTTGGGTACAAGGTGATAGGGTTGAAAATACAGGTTTCATATGAGCGGACACAGGGATAGCACCCGGTCCGTCCGAGTGAGAGGCAGTGGCTCCAACAGCGGCACGACCTTAGTTTGAATTGAAACACGAGGCATGCTTACGGCAAGTTGAACGTGTGTAGAGAGCGGGCTTGAACGCCCACAATGGTCTGAGAAGGCGCGGACCAGGTTGAGACCCTGTGCGGGATTCACCAGGGGCCAATCGGAAGAGGGCAGCGTTAGGAGCTCATTTGAAACATTGCCACGGCTCATTTAAGAAAAGGACAGCTCCGAAGAGACGCCGCTTGTTTAGTTTGGAGGAGACGGTAGTGCTAATAATAAATCAAgatcagggctccagacttcgACCAAAATTTGAGAGTGTGCGACTGAATTCTCCATCTGATCGCGCATGTGCGACCAGTAAATTtgccccccttttttttttttacacgttaAACGTGGAAGGGGCGCGTCAATGAATCCGGAATCTTTAGCAGGCCAATGAGTGCAAGAAGGATAGGGAATGGCTACTGTAAATGGCTAATGTGTCTTGGGGAGGGTCCTAGAGATTATCGAGCGCGCGTTAACGTCTGTGCGAAGGAGAAAGATTTCACAACCTGCTACGTGCGTTTACAATGAGCAAGCAAACGATTGACTCGTTCTTCTGACCTTCGGCTAGTGTGCCAGTGCAAGTCAGTCCTGCCTGGGTCTTATTTTACAAACCCCGCACCCGCAATACATCAAACCGTATCCGACCCGTGTTCCGACAGTAGCCCGACCAGACCCGCTATAAATTCTTATTGacacccgacccgcacccgatGGAAAATTAGAAACATTTGATGGGAATTACACTTTctggtgtttggcttggtgctttagattgttgtgcacatcatccactgttgaCGGTTTGAGTTGACTCCTCCGCTCCTGATCAACATAATATCCAGCACCGGTGAAGTCTCGCTCACAATTGCAAAACCCACGCCCGACCCGCGCTGCTCACAATTGCAAAACCCACGCCCGACCCGCGCTGCTCAGTCGTCCGACCCGACtcgtttcatccaaattgtgcgggtCACCCGAACCATTGCAGGACTCTGCTTCGGGTGCCataaagggcttttcacacGGGAGGCGTTTGTCGGGCCTGataatgcattctcaatggagaggcgagcgggcagagaggaggctcaGCGTCCTGTCAAGCGGCACGACAAGCGGGCGCACTCCCGTGAAACTGTCGCTTTCGTACTTGTCGAACGCATGCATGCGCAAACCTGGAAACCGTTGGAATagatgagaatcacaataaaatgtgacaATGAATTTGAAACGgcacattgtaatttctgcatCTATTATCAAAATAGTTATTAGTAATACAGTGAAAAAGTAGAGATGTGAAATTTGGTTGGCATGTTGATTAACGATGTGTGCCCCTAACATTTCTGGTTGCGGCCCTAAAATTttcagttaggggccacagtgctcctagtgaaaaaaataagtctggagccctgaagatgatgattattattaccTTATCTGTTACCATTGAATATCCTGAAATGTAGTAATTTCCAAATCCAAGCCCATAAATTGATTGTGAGGGATAATGTttttcacttcacacaaaaagGAATGAGATGGCTAACTGTAGTCTTATAGCGTTTAGTCTAATGTCCATAATAATTTAGAGATCATATTCTCCGCCGCTCGCATGCAGGGAATAATTAAGACTTGAGAAATTAAACAGTGGGCTAGAGACGCGGTGTCCGTCCAACTTCCAATAAGTCACCTCATCTGATCATCTTTTCGTGTGAAGTGAAACCAACACACTCAACAGTCCACATTGACCATAACAATTTTTTTAACCGACAAGCTACAAGATTGATCGGTTAACGTTAATACGGTCAACCATCGGTCAAACGGTCATCGGTTAACATCCCTAATTTGTCATCTTTCATCCAAGATTTACATAACCTATCCCACCAAACAATATGGCTGCTAGGTGAATGAGGTCCATCCCATCTAGTTCCCTCAGGGGATGAAGCTGTGCCCTGACACAGGAGATGGGGCCCTTGCTACCTGGCTTGACTGCTGGCCTGCAACGTGGACAGCAGATCCGCATTGAGCAGGGTCCGcgcatcctcctcctcgtcactGCTGACCACGTAGCTCTCCGCTGTTCCCTCTGTGCCCTCAGGCCCTTGGAGGGAGACGGATGGATGCGTTAGGAAAGGCAAAGGAGGGATGGATAAATGCGTGTAGTTATTGAAggacgcgcgcgcacacaaaggcacacagagacagagaggaggaatagAGTGAGGGATAAatgcatatttaaaaaatatatatattaaaaatactTATGGCACCTATTCATAGTGTGCTATACGACTTTGTAATTGGCAGTTCATTTTCCTATTTACAGTTAGCCTTTCATAAATAAATGTCGCACCTTCACCTTCATCCAACAGCTGGTATCCATTTCAGAAACAGGAAAACATGGAAAAGCAAAAACATCTAGTCAAACAGAAGAATAGCAATGCTGCTTTGCAACAAATTAATTCCCAATCCTGTGTTTCCATTTATAAGCACATTGAGATGACAGCACACTATTCTAGTGCACATGGATAAGAAGTAATTTATGACCCGAGATTCTACAGTGGTCCAAATACATTTTACTCACCACAACCGAGTCGTTGTTGGTGAGATCGACTACGGCCGCCGGCTCGGTTCCTTCACACGTAAGATCTACTACGTCCTCTTCCCCTGGagggcgccacacacacacacacacacacacttaaagtgTATTCAATAGAAACCAGGTGTTCAGCCACACAAATGTACCCACCGGCTAACATGTGTTCCAATACGTTGATGGTTTCTGTGATTGTGAAAGGCAGAACAGGCAGCAGGCTTGAAGAGCTAGTACTAGAATCGCTGCTGATGGTATCTCCGCTGGAGTTTGAGTCTCTACTGGTGTTCGGGTTGCAGCTAGCAGACCTGGTGTTGGCGGTTCTGCTGTTCTTTGCGCTGCATCCAGAGCACTGTGGGCATGTTGCCTTTCTTCTCTTTGGAATCTGAAAGCAAAACGATACCGTTagcttgttgttttttaacttcTGTATGACCTGTGGTGTGCCGCTGGTACATCTGCTCCCCATAGCAGGTCTACTATTATATGCATGCCGTTGATACAGCTTACTGGTGATACAAATGTCTGAACATATAAAGAATCAGCATCTGGAGTCGTGAAAGGGAATTGTATTTAATGTACAACTATGCCAACATAACAGCTCATATACCAAATACCAGAACAGGAGAGAAGCATGTCACGAGCCCAAAAATGAGCTTGTCGTTTATTTGAAAGTTTGCACAAGACAAAGATTAATACTTAAGTGAAGAGCATTGCAGAGTTGGTGTTGGAACAGACAAAAAGTAAGCATCCCCAAACCATACAGAGATGTGTGAAAGCGACCCCAATTTAACTAGATGGCTGAAAACCTGTTGCAGGCTTTGGAAGAAAAGCCTCATGTCTCCAACACACAGGTGGCCGAGAACCCCATTTTAAAATAATCCTGCCATGTCTAACAAAACaccataagaaaaataaatgtctgGCCCGATGCAAAGGTCAACAGAAACCCTGTCCATCTGGTGGATGATAGAAAGCATCAGAACCAAACTTTGGGTCGGGACCTTGTACTGGGTCACGGCTCATGTGGTACCAGGTCTTAAAGAAAGAATAAATAACTTTGAGTCTTATAGTAATAGTTTAATTAATAgtcttattttgttttgttgccGGCTTGAAAAGTAACTCCTCTTTCAAATCCTGATTAAGCAAGCTTGTTCAGAAAAGGGGCATTGGTTTAATTGatcctaaaaaaaaaactcgGCATTGACATCGGCTGCATGGTAACTAACCAATCATATGCCTGCCACAACACATCTCTACTTCCGCACGCCCTGTACGCGATGCATGCGCATTTCTTCAGCTTTATTAGACTTTTAAGTGAAAAGGCTATACATAAAGTAAACAATACGACCTAATTTGATCCTGCAGTGTAACAACACTGCAATTGCTTATGGATCATTACAAATAATGATGCAAGATTATCATCTTAAAATGGAAGTTATGCTGTGTCTCTAGCATCACACAAAAAGTATAAACCGTACGTTTTCTTGAAGAGAATTCTTTTTTTCTGTCGCCCTCTCTCTTAACCCTCTCGTTGTTGTTTGATGAGGGCACAACCAAGATTCAGATCTGTTTTTGGAAATTGGTGCAGATCTTTTCAGAACAGGGGTCTATCGTCGGAGAGGGAGTGATCACATAAAAGTAAGACTTCCCAGGGACAGCTACGCCCGTGTGCTAGTGAGATGTGCAAATAGATTCTTTACCATTGCAAGGATTAGGTTCACGAATCGTGCAGGCCTATGTCACAGTGTGATGCCCTTTGCTATTATTTTCACTGACCAGTAGCCAGATtgaactctgtctctctggatcTACACCCACTTTTTGGAGTGGGCTCTGCCCAAGTTTACTGACAGTCATCAATATCTTCTGAGCATAAAGGTGGCGATTGCTTCACTCAAGAGTAATATGTGCAAGACCTACAAAGATGACCCGCTGACCTTGATGAATAGGGACTGTTCTCTACTAATTAAATCAGATCGATATCAATAAAAGGTGATGCAGAAGACAAAATTACACCAGCAACCCTGAAACATTTTCATGTGAGCTATTGGTATATTGAATTGGAAACATTTAGCCTTTATGTAGGCTAGGCCAAGGCCTAACTCATTTAAAGACATTAAGGCTATGAATATTGAGGCTTGAAGAGGCTATGTGAAACCTGAGATAAGGTTAACTTATCAATTCAGACCACAAATCATGATCTTATAATAACATGTATGCCCATTCTATAACCCTTGGTCATGACGTGTTCGATAATTTCTCAAAATACGACAATATTGGCCTTACCAAACCAGTTCGCCCGATTCTTATAACAATATAACACGACTAAAACAATGGAAGGCTGGCTCCGGGACATCTTAAATCTAAACTATTTGTCACATCGAAGAAGCTTTGACAAGTTGACGTCGAAATACCGTTAATAAGTTCACACCCAAAAAGGTTAAACAGTTTAATGATAAACCCAAAGAGCTTAAACCAGTGTACACCTACAGGTCTGCTCATGATTCCCGAAGCGTCCACATCCATTCCTCAGAATCCTCAGCCGCCAAATTCACTCTGGTTTGTGCAAGGGAGACTGGGTACATAACCGATACATAACATGGAAGGAAAGCAAAAACGATGCAATCAGCAGTGACTTTCACTTCTAAGTTACTCCTCTTCGTCAATGGTTCTTTGTTATCATTAGCTTTGCCAAGTGCAGCGTTAGCTGGCTAATGAAACTAGCAAACCATCAGAAACGTCACATTACACTATTAGGCGATACATGACTAAAACTTACAGGTGCAAGTATTGTTGTGGCCTCTATATGCATGACATAGACCATAGTGCCGTGTGTAAATAGCATGCATTAGATATTTTACCTGCTGGTAGTCAGTCTGTTGTTAGTCCACTGCTAGCTGTAGTCGCTTAgtttctcttttgtttttagTAAGCAATCACGTATTAGTTATTCACACTAGGTTTACGAGGCATAATTTAGAATGTGGTAAACTGCTCTCAGGTAACAACGAGAATGTTTTATAAAACACGTCAAAAGCAGCTTATTCTCACAAACCTCGACAAGTTACATGTGAGTTCTGCGCACGGGTTCTGCGCATGGTTAGCAGCAGTCGAAATGGCTTCTACTGCTAtatagtggcgaagtcacgccccttccggtagggctcatgggacctatgagatcgaaaaaaatgaattggtgtcaatggagagaaaataataattttctggtcccagtctttatatgccctggattacacattgtttttggatttaaatgataatttttcatgcaaagaaaactaaaaatgttcgtgaagaagtttgataatttgagtagggtccgactgcgtcctgcgtcctcctgccaagacacgccccgtgtacaaagacacgccccgtgtacaaagacacgcccctcgtgtgaaatacacgcctatacaacgactgaccaatctcagcgtgatgatgtaatacgtaggattgtgatttcctacTGAAATCGGGGAGTAATTTTCCAACGTAGCACAGAGACGGGTAAAAAATAGCGAAATATTTTTCCTTGTACTGTCGAGTAcggtgtcacaatgacaatgggatttccactgaagtttcccccgtccttccttactctgatgttggagtttatttgtaagcaactttattggagctccagcagttgtcttgttgagCAACAACATCGTTAACTCTTCTGTTACGAAGCTGTTCCGTTTTTGTCAAAACCGACAAAATCTTTGCCATACAGCTACACAGCCTGCCACACCATAGGTACACAAAATGGGGTTTCAATATTTCAGTTAACTTCTGTAAGTCCAGATATTGCCTGGTGTTTGTAGGCTACGGGAGGGAGTCAATTTACTGTAACAGTGGAGTTAAAAAGTTAAAACAGTGGAGTTAAAAAGTAATATTTTGCTCATGGGCGGTGTCATTTAAATTCTGGCTCTTaatattcacaaaaatattGATTGGAATTTACTCTGAAAATGTCAGGCTGACCAAAGAGTAATGGAGAGAAACCGAATTTGCATTTACTGATAACTGTGATGTCAAA
The window above is part of the Gadus macrocephalus chromosome 10, ASM3116895v1 genome. Proteins encoded here:
- the rnf4 gene encoding RING finger protein 4 isoform X1, encoding MDVDASGIMSRPIPKRRKATCPQCSGCSAKNSRTANTRSASCNPNTSRDSNSSGDTISSDSSTSSSSLLPVLPFTITETINVLEHMLAGEEDVVDLTCEGTEPAAVVDLTNNDSVVLLDEGPEGTEGTAESYVVSSDEEEDARTLLNADLLSTLQASSQARATPGTISCPVCMDSYTEIVDTGRLVVSTKCGHVFCSQCIRDSLAHSHTCPTCRKKLTPQQYHPIYI
- the rnf4 gene encoding RING finger protein 4 isoform X2 — its product is MLAGEEDVVDLTCEGTEPAAVVDLTNNDSVVLLDEGPEGTEGTAESYVVSSDEEEDARTLLNADLLSTLQASSQARATPGTISCPVCMDSYTEIVDTGRLVVSTKCGHVFCSQCIRDSLAHSHTCPTCRKKLTPQQYHPIYI